A single genomic interval of Ovis aries strain OAR_USU_Benz2616 breed Rambouillet chromosome 9, ARS-UI_Ramb_v3.0, whole genome shotgun sequence harbors:
- the LOC105609918 gene encoding cytochrome c oxidase subunit 6C has protein sequence MSTALAKPQMRGLLAKRLRFHIVGAFMVSLGFATFYKFAVAEKRKKAYADFYRNYDSMKDFEEMRKAGIFQSAK, from the exons ATGTCCACTGCTTTGGCAAAACCTCAGATGCGTGGCCTCCTGGCCAAACGTCTGCGATTTCATATTGTTGGAGCATTCATGGTCTCCCTGGGGTTTGCAACTTTCTATAAG TTTGCCGtggctgaaaaaagaaagaaggcataTGCAGACTTCTACAGAAATTATGATTCCATGAAAGATTTTGAGGAGATGAGGAAGGCTGGTATCTTTCAGAGTGCAAAGTGA